TGTTTATTTGCAAATCATTAAAATAAATAATAGTTGTATTTTGAGAATGATTTAATTTGTAAAAATGTAATTATTGCTAAAATAGTACATTTTAAGATTAAAAAGAAAAGGTTACAATGATTAAACTTAAAGTTATAAATTTTATGATATAATTAAAATAGCAAAACTTGTAGTTTAAAAATACAATTATGCAGAAAGGGGATTTCTAGTGGAGGTAAGTTTTAAATATGTCATTAGTACCATGTTTAAAAATAAAAATAGTTCTTATTTTTATAGATTTATAGGTATAAAAGACAAACAAGAGTATGATAATGAGTTAAAAACTCTACAATTAAAATGTAGTGAAATAGAAAATAAAGTAATTATATTTGATAATGAGATTCCTTTAAGTGGAGAGATGGAACTTATACAATATATATATAATGAACTTCAAACTATGAATTTAAATGATATAGTGAATCAAGATATAACAATATTTGATAATTATGAAATAAACAATAAGTTTTTGCTAGCATTACAATATGTAGTTGATTTATCTATAAGAATTGAAAATTTCTTCAATGATAATGTAAGAAATAATTTTATAACTAAGATTATAGTGTGGACATATATGTATCTAAAAGATATTTCATTTGATGGAGATATTAACCCAAAATGTGTATATTATGGAAGTATAAGTAGACATGAAATATATTTTTTAATGCTTCTTAATAAAATGGAGATAGATGTTGTATATATAAATCCATTAAAAGAAGAATATTTTGATGAAATTGATATATATAATGTGAGTACATGTATAAAAGAAATACAAATTGATGTACTAGAAACTTTTGAAGAAAGATGTAAAAGAGGAAAATTAACAGAAAATGTAGAAACAATAACTAAGCAAATTCAAAGTGAAATTCATGAAGAGCTTTTTGTAAATACGGGAATATTTAAACCATGGCAATTTAGAAGCGGGTTTACTAAAAGTGTACTCCTTGATACTATCTTAGAAGATATATATATATATTACAATGAACCAGCAAAGCTAAGAGAAGGCTTTGAAGTAGAAGGTAAAAATGTTAAAATTCCATGCTTCTTTAAAAAAATTGATGGAGAACACTTAGAGAAATTTGAATACCAAAAATTAGTTAGATACTGTATTGAATCATCATCAAATACTCTGTTTTTCAATAATGGAAACATTTCAAATGATATAGATGTAAGTGGAGAAATGTTTGAATTAATGTTTTGCCAACTAAGTGATGGAACATTTGATATAGAAGAAGTTAAGAAATTAGATATTTACAAATTTAAAAAGTATAGTTATGAAACACAAAACTTTTTACTAAATAAGTTTAATGAAGTCATAAAAAGAAAAGATTTATATATAAATAAATTGAGTAAAGACGATGTACTTAAACTATTAGTATTAGTATTATCTTTAAAGGAGGAAATAGTAAGGCTTGTTGATAATTTTGACTTTGTAGATAGAGTTCCAAAAATTGTTATATATTTAAATAATGAAGATACTATAAATGATAATATGAAGTTATTAATAGGATATCTTCATAATATAGGAATAGATATTATAATATTTAATCCATCAGGACTTTGTAATATATCAAATGTTATAAATAGTGAAAGATTTAATTCAACAAGGCTTCAAAATATAAATTATAAATCAAATTATAAGTCATTAATAAGAGCAAACACTAAACAAAGTGTTTTTTCAAAATTATTTAAATAAAGTCATGTAGGAGAAGAAATATAATGAATGAATTTAATGAATTTGGTAATGAATTAGAAATTATTGAACAAAGTGATTTGTACAAGCAAAATTTAAGACAAATGAGAGAAGTTCAAGATTTAACTAACGAGATTGAAGTACAAAATATAAACTCAATAATTCAATTTGGACAAAAAGCTAGTGAAAATATATCAAAAATATCAGATGAGTTACTAGCATCTATTAAAGAAGTAAAAGCTGAAGAGGCTAGTGAAATGTTACTTAGCCTTACTAAGATAATGGATAAATTTGATATAAAAGAATTTGATAATCAAAAACAGCCAGGATTATTAACAAAACTATTCAAAACGGCAGGAGATACAATAGCTAAACTATTCCAAAAATATGATACTATGGGATATGAAATAGAAAAAGTATATATTTTATTGAAGAAATATGAAAGCGAAATAAAAGAGGCAAATGTAAAGCTTAAAAAGTTATATGATGGAAATTTAGAGTATTACAAACAACTAGAAAAATATATTGTTGCTGGTGAATTAGCTGCTGAAGAAGTTGATATGTATATAAGTCAATTTTCAAATGATATGACTATGAATATAGATGAAAAGCAAATGATGGTTCAAAAACTTGAGGTTTGTAAAGAAATGTTACAACAGCGTTTATATGATTTGAAGGTGGCTGAAAATATTGCTATTCAAGCAGCTCCAATGATACAAACTATACAAATGTCAAACTTTAACTTGCTTAGAAAGATAAATACATCATTTATAATAACGCTACCAATATTTAAGCAGTGCTTAGCACAGGCAATAATATTAAAAAGACAAGAAATACAAGCTAAGTCATTAAAGCAATTAGATGACAAAACTAATGAGCTTATAATGAGAAATGCACAATCTACTGCAAGACAATCAGTAGATATTGCTAAAATGGCTTCAGGAAGCGTTGTAGCTATAGAGACATTAGAAAAATCATATCAAACAATTATGAAAGGTATAGAAGACACTAAAGCTATACAAGAACAAAATAAATCAAAACGTGTTGAAAATACTATGAAACTAGAACAAATAAAATCGACTATGAAAAGAAATATAAGTGGAATATAAAATAATTATATGAATAGGAGAGATTAGTTATGGCAATAAATTTAGGGAGAAGTAACAATACTGTAAATGCACTAAATTTACAAAAAAATGATATACTTGATTTAACAAAGAAAAACCCAGGTCTTGAGAAAGTAGTGTTAGGAGCAGGATGGGATGTAGCAACTATTGGTCAAGATTTTGATTTAGATATTGCTGCGTTTTTATTAAACTCAAATGGAAAAGTGGCACAAGTTCCTAATGATGTAATATTTTTTAATAATAAACTTAGTGATGGAATATGCTTAGAGGGTGACAATAGAACTGGTGCAGGAGATGGCGATGATGAAAGAATTCAAATAGATTTAAGCCAAATAAGAAGTGATGTACAAAAAATAGTATTCATGGTTACTATACATGAAGCTCAATCAAGAAGACAAACATTTGGTATGGTAAATAATTCTTATGTAAGACTATTAGATGTTAAAAATAATGAAAAAGAAATTTGTAGATTTAATTTAAAAGAAAATGGTTCTACAGTAACATCTGTAGTATTTGCAGAACTTTATAAAGATGGATATGACTGGTACTTTAAAGCAATTGGAGATGGCAAAATAGCAGACTTAAATGGGATGCTAGGACTATATATGTAATAAAATTTAGACGTAAAGGGGAAATATAATGAGTTTATTAAATTTACAAAAAAATGACATACTAGATTTAACAAAAAAAGATCCTTCTTTAAATAATATAGTATTATCAGCAGGATGGGATGTTGTTAAAAAAGGTTTCTTTAGTTTTGGATCAGCAGATATGGATTTAGATTTATCAGCACTTTTATTAAATGAAGATGGAAAATTAATAGGAGAAGAAGGTATAATATACTTTAATAACCAAAGAGGTAGAGGTATATTTTTACATGGAGATAATAGAACTGGCGAAGGTGATGGGGATGATGAAAAAATATCAATCACATTAAGTAATTTACCAGAAAACTGTAAAAAGGTTATGTTTAGTGTAAACATATATCAAGCAAAAGAAAGAAGACAAGATTTTTCAAAAGTTAAAAATGCTTATGTAAGAATTTTAAATAGCGATAAAGGGAATATAGAAATCTGTAGATACAACTTAAGTGAAGACGGGCAAAGTGCTACATCTTTAATATTTGCAGAACTTTATAAAACAGGATCTGACTGGAACTTTAGAGCTGTTGGAGAACTTTTACAAGGCAATTTAACTACATTAATAAATAAATATAAATAAGAGGTGGATAAAATGGGTATAAATTTAGGTGGACAAGCTCCAATATTAAACTTACAAAAAAATGATATATTAGATTTAACAAAAAGAAATCCAGGACTTAAAAAGGTTACATTAGGTGCAGGATGGGATATATCAAATGGTGGTGTTGATTTTGATATAGATATAGCTGCATTTATGCTAGATGCTAATAATAAATTTAACACTGTATCAAATATAATATTCTTTAATAATAAACAAGGTCAAGGTGTATCTTTATCAGGTGATAATAGAACTGGTGCTGGTGAAGGCGATGATGAAACTATAAACATAGATTTAGATGCAATAAGCCCTGTAATACAAAAGATAGTGTTTGTTGTTACTATACATGAAGCTCAAGCTAGGAGACAAACATTTGGAATGGTAAACAATTCTTATGTAAGATTATTAGATACAGCAAATAATAATAGAGAGTTATGTAGATTCAATTTAAAAGATGATGGTTCTACAGCTACATCAGTACTATTTGCAGAGCTTTATAGAGATATGGGTGAATGGCAATTTAAAGCTGTTGGAGAAGGAAAAA
Above is a genomic segment from Romboutsia lituseburensis containing:
- a CDS encoding toxic anion resistance protein; the protein is MNEFNEFGNELEIIEQSDLYKQNLRQMREVQDLTNEIEVQNINSIIQFGQKASENISKISDELLASIKEVKAEEASEMLLSLTKIMDKFDIKEFDNQKQPGLLTKLFKTAGDTIAKLFQKYDTMGYEIEKVYILLKKYESEIKEANVKLKKLYDGNLEYYKQLEKYIVAGELAAEEVDMYISQFSNDMTMNIDEKQMMVQKLEVCKEMLQQRLYDLKVAENIAIQAAPMIQTIQMSNFNLLRKINTSFIITLPIFKQCLAQAIILKRQEIQAKSLKQLDDKTNELIMRNAQSTARQSVDIAKMASGSVVAIETLEKSYQTIMKGIEDTKAIQEQNKSKRVENTMKLEQIKSTMKRNISGI
- a CDS encoding YceG family protein yields the protein MEVSFKYVISTMFKNKNSSYFYRFIGIKDKQEYDNELKTLQLKCSEIENKVIIFDNEIPLSGEMELIQYIYNELQTMNLNDIVNQDITIFDNYEINNKFLLALQYVVDLSIRIENFFNDNVRNNFITKIIVWTYMYLKDISFDGDINPKCVYYGSISRHEIYFLMLLNKMEIDVVYINPLKEEYFDEIDIYNVSTCIKEIQIDVLETFEERCKRGKLTENVETITKQIQSEIHEELFVNTGIFKPWQFRSGFTKSVLLDTILEDIYIYYNEPAKLREGFEVEGKNVKIPCFFKKIDGEHLEKFEYQKLVRYCIESSSNTLFFNNGNISNDIDVSGEMFELMFCQLSDGTFDIEEVKKLDIYKFKKYSYETQNFLLNKFNEVIKRKDLYINKLSKDDVLKLLVLVLSLKEEIVRLVDNFDFVDRVPKIVIYLNNEDTINDNMKLLIGYLHNIGIDIIIFNPSGLCNISNVINSERFNSTRLQNINYKSNYKSLIRANTKQSVFSKLFK
- a CDS encoding TerD family protein, whose amino-acid sequence is MSLLNLQKNDILDLTKKDPSLNNIVLSAGWDVVKKGFFSFGSADMDLDLSALLLNEDGKLIGEEGIIYFNNQRGRGIFLHGDNRTGEGDGDDEKISITLSNLPENCKKVMFSVNIYQAKERRQDFSKVKNAYVRILNSDKGNIEICRYNLSEDGQSATSLIFAELYKTGSDWNFRAVGELLQGNLTTLINKYK
- a CDS encoding TerD family protein; this translates as MAINLGRSNNTVNALNLQKNDILDLTKKNPGLEKVVLGAGWDVATIGQDFDLDIAAFLLNSNGKVAQVPNDVIFFNNKLSDGICLEGDNRTGAGDGDDERIQIDLSQIRSDVQKIVFMVTIHEAQSRRQTFGMVNNSYVRLLDVKNNEKEICRFNLKENGSTVTSVVFAELYKDGYDWYFKAIGDGKIADLNGMLGLYM
- a CDS encoding TerD family protein; its protein translation is MGINLGGQAPILNLQKNDILDLTKRNPGLKKVTLGAGWDISNGGVDFDIDIAAFMLDANNKFNTVSNIIFFNNKQGQGVSLSGDNRTGAGEGDDETINIDLDAISPVIQKIVFVVTIHEAQARRQTFGMVNNSYVRLLDTANNNRELCRFNLKDDGSTATSVLFAELYRDMGEWQFKAVGEGKIADLNGVLALFS